A DNA window from Arachis duranensis cultivar V14167 chromosome 3, aradu.V14167.gnm2.J7QH, whole genome shotgun sequence contains the following coding sequences:
- the LOC107478257 gene encoding probable CCR4-associated factor 1 homolog 11, which yields MTPPMVVGFPPFYCAVQPRFVERLPLLEPSPNSSVVIRQVWAANADSEFQIISSLIDKYRFVSIDTEFPGVVILPRNKNYRNLVPEETYQVMKANVDALKIIQLGLTLSDEHGNLPDLGTNNRTHYIWQFNFRDFNLMRDIHAKDSVALLRSQGIDFARNAVAGVSSLHFAKLAAVSGLLFNKSLTWVTFHGAYDIGYLVKILTWGVLPKSLEEFLVLVKELFGGNAYDVKHVMRFCNGLYGGLEKVADTLHVDRVAGKCHQAGSDSLLTCHTFHKIRETYFLANEDGFREYVNVFFGLEIAKA from the coding sequence ATGACACCGCCTATGGTGGTTGGTTTTCCGCCATTTTATTGTGCTGTTCAGCCAAGGTTTGTGGAGCGACTGCCGCTTCTAGAGCCTAGTCCCAATAGTTCAGTTGTCATCAGGCAAGTGTGGGCTGCCAATGCTGATTCCGAGTTCCAAATCATAAGCAGCCTCATTGACAAATATCGATTTGTCTCCATTGACACTGAGTTTCCCGGTGTAGTCATCCTTCCCCGCAACAAGAACTACCGGAATCTTGTCCCAGAGGAAACTTACCAAGTCATGAAGGCCAATGTGGACGCGCTCAAAATCATTCAGCTTGGACTCACTCTATCAGACGAGCACGGCAACCTCCCTGACCTAGGAACCAACAACAGAACTCACTACATCTGGCAGTTCAATTTCCGAGACTTCAACCTCATGCGTGACATCCACGCAAAGGACTCTGTGGCACTCCTACGCAGCCAGGGCATCGACTTTGCACGCAATGCAGTGGCTGGAGTTTCTTCGCTGCATTTTGCGAAGTTGGCAGCAGTATCTGGGCTGCTGTTCAACAAATCACTGACATGGGTCACATTCCATGGTGCTTATGATATTGGATATTTGGTGAAGATTCTGACTTGGGGTGTTCTTCCGAAAAGCTTGGAGGAGTTCTTGGTGCTTGTAAAAGAGCTGTTTGGGGGAAATGCTTATGATGTGAAGCATGTGATGAGGTTCTGCAATGGCCTCTATGGCGGTTTGGAGAAGGTGGCTGACACACTTCACGTGGACCGAGTTGCTGGGAAGTGCCATCAGGCCGGGTCTGACAGCTTGCTCACCTGCCACACCTTTCACAAGATTAGAGAAACTTATTTTTTGGCTAATGAGGATGGATTTAGGGAATATGTTAATGTATTTTTTGGGTTAGAAATTGCAAAAGCTTAA